TGTCACAGGGAAAGACAGGTATTTCTCCAGGAGGTACACAAAAGCTTCCTAGGAGTGTGGACAAAGCTCATCATTCCAATCCATCCTTGCAAAGGTACCCTTGGATTGTCACTCCCCAAGACCCTTCTagagctgctcagggaggcACAAAAGGGGGTTGAGGGCTTTTGGCAGCTTCCCAGCCAGGAAAGGAAAGCCCCAGCCAAGCCCAGAGTGATCTTTAGTCATCACGGGAAAAGCAGATGAAGAGAGGTCACCTCGCACACTCCCTGCAAGCACAGCACCAGAGCCAGGGCCACCAACTGGCACCTGctccaacaaaacaaacacacagctGGAAGAAGCAGTGGGATCCTCAGGAGCCATCAGGCTGGTTCTGTTGCAAGAAAGTGGAGTGGGAAAGAGGAGATCAGGAAAAATGCACCCATGGGTGCAGATCCCAGGAGTGACACAGGGCCCGGGTGTTACAGCTCCCAAGGAAGATCTGCTGTCCCACCAAAGCTGAAGGATTTCACCCCGAGAAAGATTTGATTTGACTCTTCCCTGGGATAAAAAGCATCCTTTGTGGAGGGAAGGATGAGGTTTGGGTGCTTCACTGCACCTGCCTGCTGTGGAGCATTCCCAGGCTGCGGCTGGGTGGGTGCTGGGTAACCTTTAGCCCCCTCTCTTAGCAGGGACTGTGGCCTCCCTTCCTAGCCAGGACCTCCCCCAGGCTGTGACCTCACACTCATTTGCCCCACTAGAGCTCCTCGTTCCCTTTCTCCTCCACCACCCAAATTTTCAAGCACCTCTGTTCTGCCGATGAGCTGGGGACTTTTTCTGGAAGTGAATCTCCTCAGCCAGTTCTCCAGAGATGTTGCACTGCTGAAGCTTTGCCATCCAGCCACCACCATCCCACCACTGTCTCTTACTGGCTACTGCCCACTTAGCATCTCCAGGCTGCAGGTGTAAAGCAGTTTTGCAGGACCAAGACCAGTTACAGCCAAAGGGACTGTAGTTTCAGGTTGGCAGTAACCAGTTTTGGTGGAAACCTCATGGGGCAACCACGTGTTTGTGCTGTGCTCACCCatcagctgctgagcagctcagaCTGGTGCCAAAAGATGTTGGGGATGAGATCTGGGTGCCCACAGGAGCTGGTTTTAAATGAGGAAAGCTTGGATTTCCCAGTTTCAGACCTTCAAACAGCAAGAAGTGAGATTTTCAACCTTACAGtcacagcattttatttcctctgtggaaagaaaagtgaaaatagtAGTgggtattttctgttttcacacacacacacactttgtTCACTTCAGGTATTCCTGCTTCAAACTCAAAACAAATAATCACATATCTGACCATGGGTGGGGTCATATTTGCTATTGGCTTTGTTTCTTGTCACATTATTTAAtcacaaaattaattacaaaagtCATTATCTGGAGGGAAAGGAGTTAAAGTGAATACCAGCTATGGGCAACCATGGAGCTTCAGCCAGGCTTGATCCAGGCAGGTATTTCAGCACACTCCTAACCTTAATCCCAGGAGCAACCTCACAGGAGACAGAGATTCCAGCATGCAGCACGTTTGCAATGTGCCCTCGctcacagctggggacagctcccactgcccaagcagagcaggaggtgctcagcccagagctcctgctctgctcagctcatCTCATCTCCCTGGAAGAACAGAGGGATCTTTTCCACAGGTTTGGACCTTAAAGACAAGCACCAACATTTCAGAGTGAAAATATCACATTACCTGCTGAAGGGCAGGAGAGGAACCAGCAGAAGTCCAGATCACACATCCCCCTGTGCctttggggctgggggacagcctCTGGGGGTGTTTTGCTAATGAAGCCCCAGAGATGCCCCAGCTTTGGCTCACAGCAGGCTTTGAAATCCAGGCCAGCTCTGTCCAGGAGAGGCAAGAGacaccagcactgcccagcaaaGCACAAGTGTCCCTGTGATGCACTGCAGTGAAGCCTCCAAAGATTTACTATGGTGAAACCTCCACTGGGTCTTCCTTCAAATCTTCATGGTCCtcatcctccagctgctccagtttGCTGGATTTCTCATGGACAACCTCCCCAGGAGTCTTCAAAAAcctgaaatacatttctgtGATGACTTTAAGGGCACGtccaaacccagccccaaaccggagatgcctttgccttTGCATGGATGCAAATGCTGGAGCCTGTGCCCTCAACAAGGCCAGGCTcaatggggcttggagcaacccgggagagtggaaggtgcccctgcccatggcagggggtggaatgagatgagctttaaggtcccttccaacacaaaccctTCCATGAGTCTGTGATCAGCTGAGCTCTGGAGCTCAGAGGGGATTTGCCATCCTTGGGCTTTGCTGAGGATCCCAGGGAGCACTGAgctcccagctggcacaggacaGAGCCTGGACACAAACCCACTGGGCTatgtgcagggcaggatgtTGCTGGATGAAGCAGCTGCCAACATCTGGAGCTCATCACCTTTCCATGCCCCATCTATGCCATCCCAGGCAGCTCATTCTTCTGTTCTGCTTCACCTCACCTGAACAACAGCTTCTGCCCTGGCTCCTTTTTGATGATGTTGAGTTTGTAGTAGTGTCTGAGTGCTCGTGACATCTTCTCATAGGTCATGTTCATCCGGttctggaaggagaaaaggattGTGGGGTGTTGAGCAACAACACTTGGGTCTGTGTGCAGCAGGGCCACACATGGGACATCTGAGGATGTTTGGGGCATCGTGGGTCTGTAGTGTGGGTCCCTAACCCAGACTGGCTTCATGGTTTTGCTTTCCAAGGGATGAGAAAGTCCCACTTTCACCACCAGGCTGGCATCTCCCACTAACCCTGcaccccccatgtccccctccccagcccctgggccATCAGCTCTAGGGAACAGCTCATACAGGGGCATGCAGGGATGACAAATTCCTTCTCAGGGATGACAAATTCGCTCTCAGTTGCATTCACCTTGTGGttgccccagagctgggcaagCCCGTTTGGGTTGACGACGCGGAAGACCTTGGCCTCCCTGTCCTCCCACCTGATGTAGGGCTCGTAGCGGGGGTCGGCCAGCAGCTGGTACACGTATTCCCACAGCAGCCTGCAGTCTGAGCACGGGGGAACTGGTGGTCACAGAGCTGCCACTgtgctccagccaggctggccaggCAGCAGGACTGCACATTTAGCAGCGACAATAAATATGAGAAGAACCCAGAGCTCAGGCACGGCACTTTTACTGCGAGATCTCAGAGCAATTACAATTTTTCAGGCAGGGAAACTGAGGTGGAAAGGCATGGAATGAGGGGAAGGGAGACAGATGGGCAGACAGGACAAAGCACCATCTCATTTCCCCAAGGAACAAGGCTATAAATTCATAATTACCTGCAATTTTCCCATCCACTGGGGCCGACAGGGTAGCAGGAAAAGAGCAGATGGCACCTGGCCTGCAGCTACTCCCTGAGCTGCGGTGGGAGAGGTTCAGTGGCTGCGTGTGCCTGTGGaacaggggctgctctgcacagcccagccttgAGGAAACaactggggcagcctcagcactgcagtcggcacctgcaaaaaaaaaaaaaacctattaaGCACCCTGTGGCTCATTAGGGTCCCAGACCTTGCAAAGCCCTGAAacaggaggggagggacagcCCAGGGTGATTTATCAGCCTGGGATCAgcccagcagaggaggagggtgCTGAGGAAACCCTGGGATTTTCCtatggctggagcagcagaaagtCCAGGGAGGTTAGAGGAGATGCCAGGTAGGGTCAGGGTCagatacagaagaaaaactggCCTAGGAAAATGCCCCAGAGCACAGGCACCCCCTGGTAAATTGTGGGACTTAATTACCTTGCACATGAACCAGTAGAAGAGCCCAGAAAGGTGCTCCCAGATCCACCTCCACGCACATCCAGCCTCTGACACCAATCCAACCCCACCCTAACTCCTACCTGGGCCCCCCAAGGGCACGAAGAAGCCTCACTGGCCCCCACCAGCCTCACCTggcccctctccccaccccacccACTGACCCAGAAGCTCTGTGtaagctcagccccagctcctcagccctttcccagctATGTTGCAGGACTAGtctccagcagggctgtgcctctgCCTGGCTTTGACCGTCCCTGATCCAAATCTCAATCTGCAGGCAGACTTCTTAGGGAAGTCATAGCCTTGCCAGTTTGCCACAGACTCCCACAGCACTGGTTCTGACCTGCTGCATCACTACAAATTTCCAAGGTGAGCTGGAATTTGCTGAGCTCAGTTGCCTCTCTCGGGTGGTGTGCGATGGTTTCAGCAGGCTGAGCTCCAAGCCCCAGGTGTGTGCAACCAGGCAGGTTCTGCCTGCTGGACACTGCCATTCTCCCAGGATATTTTTCTCCCATCATACCTTCCTCCGTGCTCCTGGCTTTTCTGAAGGGTGAGCTCAGCAAGGGGCTGCACACCAGAGCTCTTCTCTGAGTTTTAATGAAGTGGAGTATTTCATAAAGTACATCCCCTGCAGGGAAGGAAACTCTGCTCAGATGACTTTGGATAATGATCCCTCTCAGGTAGTGCTGCTGAGATTCTGAACTACACAGTATGGGGTTATTCCCCATCCCAAAGCATTTGCAGTTCAGATGGACCAGAGAAAGGAAGAGCTGTCCCCATCTCCAGCACAAAACCCAGTCTGCTGGGACCCATCGAGCCctctcagcagagcacagcttgTGCCCTGGGTCTAACCTGAGCTCGGAGCTCGGCGTCTGAAGTCATCCTTGGTGAGGATGCACAAGGCTTTGCCGTTCATTTCGAACTTGCTCTCGTCAGTGGGCCGCAGGGAATATTCCTTCTCAGCCCATCGTAGCCAGTGGATCACATCATCCTTGCTCCACAGTGAGGGCTGGATCCCTGAAACCAGGAGCAGCCTCTGAAACAACTCTGTTCTCAAAACTGCTGAGTGGCAGGGTGGGGCTTCTTCTCCATCACCAAACTTTCCCTCTATATTAAGCATTCACGAGTCAAAAACACCacaaagggagaaaatgaaCCCTGACCAAGCCTTGTCCCCTTTGCCAGCAGGAAATGGTCCCTGGGGGGGGACACCGTGGCTGTAcccaccctgtcccaccccatgGGAGCTCCTTTTTGAGCAGCACTGACTTGCTTAACCTCTACTCACTCAGCCTCCCTGGAAGCCTGAAGATCTGCCCAGTGCTGATGGGTGAGGGTCtggcctgggctgggggtggtAACGACACTGCCACCACGGGGCTGGAAGAGCTGATGGCCACTTTGCCCTGGGGAAGAGATCAGATACATCAGTGGGGGAAATTCTGGTCCTGCCTTTGCTTTGGAGGTGCCTCTACCTGCTCCAGTATTTCCTAACTGGTTTCTCATAGCagtgtgatgtgatgtgatgtgtgTTGTTTTTGTATTAAGGATGCATGAATGAAGTGACATAAACTCTTAGGTTTTTAGAAGGTAAAGACAAATTTTATTAGACATATTATTTTATAGATAGCTATGATAAAGTTGGACTTGATTGGTCTTTAATACTCTTTATACTATTGGTTAATTAGAAATAACACCcttcttgtaaatattttataagtaAATAATATGTTTAAAACACTACTTGTAAAGATTAaggattgttttaattcttcctctgagctttctcaAACTTCCCAGAGTAATGCTTGGGAAAGTTCATCTGACTCTTTCTCTGACCAGACTTTCAGCAACCACAGATGTGATTTGTTGTCTACAGCTCTTCCTCACACTTCTCCTCATCCTGGCCCCAGGATGAATCCCTGGTTGCCAAGAGATGCCAGGTTGcctctctttctccagctctttAGCAGAGGAACCTGCCCTCCTTCAGGCTCTGGATGAAGGTTATCCATCCCCACTCCCCatggctgcagggaaggagaagatggAGCTAAGACTGGCTGAGCCTGCAatgcctgtgctcctgcaggacCCTCTGATGCTCGATGGATGCTCAAGGATTTAGAAGAGCACTTCTGTTCTTTAGAGCTGTGGAAATAAAGCTGGCAACACTGCTTTGATTTTGTCCTGAAAACACCATATGGAGAGAGATCTCTCACTCTGTCCCTGGTGATCATTCGGGCATAAGTGGAAATGGCCATCCCATGGTTTAGGGGGAAGCAAGCTCCTCTTGCTCACTCTCCATGGAGTTCTGGCCCCTCAAGAATTACTTTTCCCCTTCAGCCAGGGCATGTGAGCCAGAAGGGAGCTCAGATCCTGCTTCCAGCCACATCTAGATCTTGAAATATTACTGGCAGCCAAGCAGATAATGTTTCCCCTTAAAAACCTATTAGTGTGAATCCCAGCAATTTCTCAGCTCCACTCACCAGAAAATTAACAATTTTGCTGTCAAATGGTATTTTCTGAAGCAGTTCCCAAATCTGAGCACTTCAGGCTCAGGCAGGCTTTTGCAGGTGATTTAGAGCAGCCACCCCTCGACTGTGTGTGCAGGCAGAGGAGTTGAGCCCTCTGAAAATGAGGGGTGAGGAGATGGGAGCTGGACACATCTTAAATGCAAAGCTGAAGCTCCCAAAATCAGAACAGGAGACAAGAGCAGTACAGTGCATCAGTCCAGGAAAAAATGCTTCCCTGGGAGTTACAGCAGGAAGAAGGCACCAGGCTGGTGAGGGGGTTTCTTCAGCAGAAGGACAATTTGGTGGTCACTGGGTTGGATTGAAAAAGCAGGCAGCTACATGACACTGCATGAGGAGAAGAACAGTGAGACTCCAGAATAAACTCTGAGCAGGCTTGGCAGCAAGGCAAACTGTCTTTCAGATTCACTCTAAGCAATAAGCtatggggaaaataaaagtgaaagaaattagCAGTGTATTTTGTCTAGAACTCtctaaacattattttaattttctcccaTCGATGTGAGTCTCTTACAAACGAGATTTACAGTAAAACCAGAACAAATCTGGTATTTTTCTCGCTCCTTAAGATTTGTAGGCCATGAGATacattctgaatttttattaCGTTATACTAATTTTATGTTCTTGCTTTTATCCCTGCTTAGCTACTTTCAGACTTTTCTGAGATGGGTTTTCTTTGCTTCAAGGGGAAATACTGTCCTTGGGGGTGTTTGAGTGGGAAAGTGAGAAAAAGTAGGGTGAAAAGGAACCCCCAGATGTGTGAGAGCAGCTTTTTGCTCAGAACCGAATGGGGGAACAGAGGCTCCCGGCTGCTCCGGGCTTTGTGAGGCCGTTTGGAGGTGGGGTAGGGGGTCACCCCCCAGGGCATGAACTTCCAGCCCGAACTGAGGAGGAGAAATCCCGAGAGGGGCCGGGGAGGAGGGAGGACAAGGGCCCTGGCCGGGCTCCTACCTGCATGGCCGGTGGCCGTGGGcggccgctcccggcccggTGCGAGCGGagcccggcgctgccgcggTGTCCGGAGCGCTCCGCGGCGCGATCCTCGCGAAAAACGAAATCGAAACGGGCCGGAGCCCCGGGAAGCCGGAGAGCGCCGGGGGCAGCGCCCGGGGCCGGGTCGTGCTCCCCCCGTCCCCCCCCGGGGCCGCGACCCCGCGGctcgccccgctccgcccggtACCGGGACAGCGCCGGGAAACCTCCTGCTGCCGGGGCCCCGCGGGCGGACACGCGATCCCGGGACACGccgggagcagctccagcaccggGGCTCGTCCTTTCTCTCCGCCAggcgcggccggggccgggggaaCGGGAGGTGGGAGCACACCTGGAGGGTGCCCACCCGCCCCCGCGCACACCCTGTGATGTGGGGGCACACACGTTGTGGGGTTCTAGGGGTAACTGGGAGGGGCTTggaagggactgggagggacaaAAAGTActcttttaggaaaaaaaggggcacggggaggggactgggagcGACTGAGGAGGGTAATGGGATAgcctgggatggactgggagtgAGTGGAATAGATTTGGAAGGCACTGGGATAgactgggatgagctgggagtgactgggataGATTTGGAGGGGATTgaatgggatttgggagggaTTGGACAGGACTGGGAAGGACTGTGAGGCACTTTTATGGACAAAAGGGGCACTGGGAGTGGACTGTTAAGGCGCTGGGATAGACTGGGAGAGACAAGAAGAGTACTTTTAGGAACAAAAGGGGCACTAGAAGGGCTCTGGGAACCATTGGGCATAGACTGGGATATAgggggatggactgggagggcactgggataGACTTGGAGGGGAATGCGTGGGACTGGGAGGCACTTTTAGGGACCAAAAGGGGCCGTGGGAGGGGACTGGGCTGGACTGGGCTGGACTGGGctggactgggaggggactgggctggactgggaggggactgggctGGACTGGGAGGGCTCCGCCCCCCGCGAGCACCCACCCTTCGCGCCCCGCCCCCTCGTGCTCTCTCGGTTTCCATTGGCCAATTGGTGAAGCCAATCACGGAGCTGGTCCAATCGTGTGGCGGCgtgggcggcgggcggggctcAGAGGCGGGGCCCCGCCCACCGCCCGCCTGAgggagcggccgcggcggggACGCGGTGAGTGAGGCCTCGGAGGGCGGGGGGGCAGCCGCGGACCCAGCGGGGCTTTGGGGACCCCTTCCCGCTTTCCTCTGAGCTTCTGGGGGCTTTCTCCGTGCTCTCGGTGCTTTGAGGGCGGTTACGGGCCTGGGGACGCCCACAGTGCGCTCTGTGTCCGGAAAAGGGGGTTGGGGGGCTTTCCTGGCCCAGCGGGCATAGAGGAGAGTGCGGGGCCGAGAGGGGCCTGGGGGTCACAGGAAACGTGGGGGAGGGAGCTGAGGGGCTCGCTGGGGGTCACAGGGAGCTCCGTTGTTGTGAATGGGCTTTGGAGGGGGTTCGGGGGGTGTTTATGGATCACAGGGGCCATGGAAGAGAGTGTCGGGGGACATGGatgagggggctggggggtgtCTGGCCGTCAGAGGGGTTGTGGGGCTGAGGGGGTGTCTGGGGGTCACAGAGGATATGCTGgagtgggctgtggggctgaggggGTGTCTGGGGGGTCACAGCGGACTCTGTTGTTGTGAATGTGCTCTGGAGGGACCTGGGGAGCTTTGGGGGCTGCTCTGAGGGTGTTTAGGGACAGCACCTTGTGTGCACTGACGGGGCCCATCTCTGAGGATGGGGATGCTGCCACCTTTGTAGTGTTTACTTGCAAAGGGGGTCTTTGGAGTGTCTCCTACTCTCTGTCTGGTGGGGGCTGGGACTGTTATCCCTGGGTTAGCACTGCATCCTCGTGTCCCTGACGCGTTCGCGTTTCCTGGGCTGTGTGTGAGGCCGGGACTGTGCCCAGTGCCCCGTGCTGTGCCCACCACCCCCGGAATGGAGCCAGCCTCGCCCTGGGGTGCTGCTTGGTCACACACCACCCTCCTACACGTGTTCTGGGGCTGTAAGCTGGTGCAGTGTTAGTCTTAAACGTGTTTTTAGGCTTGAGCTaaccttccttttcttccctcctttctgGCCCCACTGTGCTTTGAAAGGAGCAGGAGTTTCTAAGGGGTTTTCCCCTAAATGGGTGAGTGGGtgagagctcagcccagccctgctcataGGCACATTTTTGTGTCAGCTGCAATCCTGCCTGTCTCTCTTCTGCCATCTCAGTGACCTGAGGCCCTTCAGGGAAGGGATGATAATAATGCAAACAGTCTTGGGTATGAGGTTTAATAGGACCAAGGTCCAGGTGCTGCATCAGGGTCAGGTCAACCTCCAGTATCAATCCAGGCTGGAGaacagccctgggagaaggacttgggCATGAGTTGCTTGGACATGCCCTGGTCACGTGTGTTGGACTCAGAAcccccagagccctgggctgctcccccAGTGTGGGCAGCATTGGAGGGGGGgattctcctcctctgccctgctcaggtgagactccccctgcagagctgcctccaacCCTGGGgtccagcacaggcagggcatgAAGCTGTTGGAGG
This Vidua macroura isolate BioBank_ID:100142 chromosome 24, ASM2450914v1, whole genome shotgun sequence DNA region includes the following protein-coding sequences:
- the ETV7 gene encoding transcription factor ETV7; translated protein: MQGKVAISSSSPVVAVSLPPPAQARPSPISTGQIFRLPGRLRIQPSLWSKDDVIHWLRWAEKEYSLRPTDESKFEMNGKALCILTKDDFRRRAPSSGDVLYEILHFIKTQRRALVCSPLLSSPFRKARSTEEGADCSAEAAPVVSSRLGCAEQPLFHRHTQPLNLSHRSSGSSCRPGAICSFPATLSAPVDGKIADCRLLWEYVYQLLADPRYEPYIRWEDREAKVFRVVNPNGLAQLWGNHKNRMNMTYEKMSRALRHYYKLNIIKKEPGQKLLFRFLKTPGEVVHEKSSKLEQLEDEDHEDLKEDPVEVSP